GGTGCTCGTTGCGCTGGCGGCGTTCGGCACGGTGATCACCATCGCAGCGCCCTATCTCGAAGGCGACAAGCTGCAGAGCCGCATCAAGGGCGTGACCGAAGAACGCGACCGCCTGCGCCAGCAGCTCAAGGCATCGCTTGCCGGCAGCGAAGCGCGCCTGCGTGAAAAGCCGAAGGGCGGCATCTACCAGCAGCTGGTGGAAGCGCTGAACCTGAAGCAGGTTCTGGAAGGTGAAGCCAGCCGCGACATGCTCCGCCAGGCCGGCTTCCGCGCGGAAAAGCATCTTGTCACCTTCCTCGCCTTGCGCGTGATCATCCCGATCGTTGTCGCCATCATCACCTTTGTCTATGCTTCCACCATCTTCGCCGACAAGGTGTCGCCGAACATGCGCGTGGCGGCCGCCATCATCGCCCTCGTCGTCGGCTTCTACATTCCGGGCGTCGGCCTCAAGAACCTCATCCAGCGCCGCCAGTCCTCGATCAAGAAGGCCTGGTCCGACGCCCTCGACCTCCTGCTCATCTGCGTGGAATCGGGCATGGCGCTCGAACCCTCGCTGGTGCGCGTCGCCAAGGAAATCGGCAGCCAGTCGGTTCCGCTGGCCGAAGAACTCTCGCTCACTGTTGCCGAACTGTCCTACCTGCAGGACCGCCGCAAGGCGCTTGACAACCTCGGCCGCCGCACCGGCCTTGAAACAGTGAGAGCCGTGGTGACATCGCTCATCCAGTCAGAACGCTACGGTACGCCACTCGGCACGGCGCTCCGCGTGCTCGCCCAGGAAAACCGCGACTCCCGCATGGCCGAAGCCGAAAAGAAGGCCGCCGCCCTGCCGCCGAAGCTGACGGTTCCGATGATCCTGTTCTTCCTGCCGGTGATCTTCGTGGTCATTCTCGGACCGTCGATCATCATGGTGATGAAGCTCGAGTAGCGGCGTTGTCTTTTGCCCGCCGGGCATTCGGCGCGGCGGGGCGGAGGAAGGCTGAAAGCCCGTGCCGTGTCTTGTGCCAGTGGTGTGGCCGCACGGCGAAATCCCACAGGGCCATCCACGCCGCAGGCGTCATCAGCATCCAGTAGAAGGGCATGGTGGCCAGCGTCGCCGTCCAGCGGACATGGCCCAGCCGCCGCAATCCCTGCCGGGCGCAGGCAATCGCCGCCGCATAGCCGAGGATCAGGATCGCGCCATTGAGGCCGATCAGTCCGCCGTGCAACGGCATCGATAATTGATGCTGGAACTGCCCAGACAGGAAGAACCAGAGGGCATGCACCAGCAGGAAGGGGTGCAGCAGGGCTGCCGCGAACACGCCGAACGACATGCACTGGATCACCCAGAAGCGCGTGACGCCCACATCGGCCAGAAGCTGTGCGGGATGGCGCATCAGCACCAGCCAGGTGTGGAGGAAGCCCTTCAGCCAGCGCCGCCGCTGCTTCATCCAGTTCCACAGATGCGTGTTGGCCTCTTCGTAGGTCTTGCTGGAAAAGGCGTCCGTCTCGAAGCCCATGCGGGCGAAACGGTAGCCGAGATCGGCATCTTCGGTGACATTGAAGGGATCCCAGGCACCGACGGCAACAAGGGCTGCGGTGCGGAAATGGTTGGACGTGCCGCCCAGCGGCAGCGGCAGGCCGGCAGACGCGAGTGCCGGCAGGATGACGTTGAAGAGAGCCGCGTACTCCGCGGTAAATTGCCGGGTCAGCCAGTTTTCATTGGGGTTGTAGTAGGTGAGCACGGCCTGCAGGCAGGCAAGGCCATCGCCCCGTGACGCAAAGATTGCCGCCGCCTGCCGCAACTGGTTGGGTTCGGGGATGTCCTCGCTGTCGTAGATGGTCAGGAGTTCGCCACGGGCGAAGTTCAGCGCGTAGTTGAGGGCCCGGGGCTTCGTCTGCGGCTTGCCCGCGGGCACGACGATGATGTCGAAATGGTCCGGCAGCCCCAGCGCCGTCACGGCCCGCACCATCAGCGTGTCTTCCTCCTCCAGGATGAGCTTGATGTCGAGTTTGCCTACCGGATAACTCAGCGCCTTGAGCGCGGTCACCAGTTGGCCCAGCACTTCCGTCTCGCGGAAAAGCGGCACGAGGACGGTATAAGTGGGAAGGTCGCCGGCGGGCAGAGGGCTGATCCGTGCTGCCGCCACCGGCGGACCGGGCAGCAGCACGAACACGCGGATGGCAACCGTCATGGCAAAGAACAGGCCAGCGAACGCGCTGAACATCAGGCCCACGTATCCCCAGTCCGTCAGCAGCCCCACGGCCACCACGGCCATGCCGAGGAGGGTGATGACAATCGCCTGTTCAAGCGTGAACCTCCGGCGCGCCGAGAGGTCCGGCTGTTGCACGGCGAGCGACATCACGCTTTGCCGCAGCAGCGCGGGCCCCAGCACGAAGCGTACGGCTTTGCGGTAGGCTGCGGGGTTGAGGCGCGCCACGATGCGAAGGCCCATGGCCTCGCCCCTGCGCCGGGCCGCTTCGGACGCCGCGGCATAAACAGTCAACCCTGGAAGAACGGCGGCTGGAACAAGTTGGTGCCGCAGGGCGAGATTGCGGTCCTCAGGCGTGAGGCGCGCCATCATGCCGGGCAGCAGATGGTCCGGAAAAAGCGGCAAGACATCGGGCGGACCATCGTCTAGACTGCGCCTTCCGGCCCACTGTCCCGCTTCCGCCCCTGACTCGAGACCCGCCCCCCGCCATGCGCCTGAACTTGCGCGATCAAACCCCACTGATGCCCCCGCACACACACCTGCACGCCACGTCACACACATTTTTGCGGCCAGGTCTCAACCCTGATGCGCAAGACAAGATGAAATACAAGCAAAGGTCAATAGGTCCTTGGTGCGCCGCACGCCTTATGGTTGCGATTCTGGTGCTGACGCTGATTCAAGCTGCAGAGCCTGCCGTCGCCCAGGACCAATCCCAGCCGGCCGGGGAGCCACCGGCGGTAGCCCAGGTGCCGATCCCGCGCTTCCGTGCCATTGATGCCGACGCACCCCATCCGCAGAAACTGCCGCTGCCCACCGTCCGCCTGCTGGCGGAACCGGATTTTGCCCCGTGGAGCTTCACGCTGGAGGACGGCACGCTCGCGGGTATCTCCGTTGATCTTGTACGCGCCGCCTGCACTGAGGCGGGCCTGACCTGCGACGTGATGGCGACGCCCTTCACCGGTCTCCTGCCCGCCCTGCAGAAGGGCGACGGCGACGTCATCGTCACGGGACTTCGCCTGAACGGCGATCTCATGTCGAACACGGCACTCACCCGTCCCTATTTCCGTGCCATGGGCCGCTTCATGATCCGCCGGGGCACGCAGGTGCTGGCCGCTGATCCGCGCGCACTTGCGGGGCGGCGCATCGGCGTCGTCAAGGGCACGGCCCATGAGGCGTTCCTCAAGACCTACTACGACAAGTCGCAGCTTGTTCCGGAAGACAGCGAAGCGGTCATGTACGAGGCCTTGCGCACCGGCGCGCTGGACGTGGCCTTCGGCGACAGCCTGCGCATGTCCTTCTGGATGAACAGCGATGGCGCGCGCAAATGCTGCGCCGGGCTGGGCGGCGCCGTCATCGATTCCGAAACCTTCTCGCGCCCCCTCGTCTACGTTGTCCGCCAGGACAAGGCCGCAGTGCGCGACCGCCTCGACGAGGCGCTCGACACGCTGGAGGAAAACGGAACGACGGCGAGCATCTTCGCGCGCTATCTCCCCGCCCCCATTTGGTAACTCTCAAGATCCAGGACTGACCATGATTGACGCACGCAAGATCATCTTGCCACCGGGCCGCGCGGCTGCTGTCCCGATTTATGTGGTGAGCAAGGCGGATTGGCCAAAGCTCCACCAGTCGCTCTCCGCACAGGACAAGGCCTGGGCCGGCACGCACGGCTTCGAGGCGGCACCTCTGGCCGTGCTGGCCGTACCTGGCAAGGCGGGGGAATTGGCCAGCGTCTACGTGGGCGCGCCGGCCGAGCGGGACGATCCCTTCGCGCTGGGCGCCATCGCCACGCGCCTGCCGGAAGGCATCTATGCCTTTGCCGAGAAGAGCCAGTGCACGGTCTCCGTGGCCCTGGGCTGGTGCGGCGAACTGTACAAATACGATCCCTACCGCACGACACGGATCAAAGGCGTCACCCTCTGCATGCCCTCCAAAGAAGCAGCAGCAGAGGCCGTAATGATCGCCAACGCCATCTTTTCGGTGCGCGATCAGGTCAACACACCGGCGAACCTCTATGGTCCCGACGAACTGGAGCGTGATGCTCGCGCGCTGGCGAAGGCGCACAGCGCCAGGATCAGCGTTACCTCGGGAGCGGCATTGGCAAAAGGCTTCCCCCTCATTCATGCCGTCGGTGTTGCTTCGCCGCGCAAGCCCCGCCTCATCGACATCACATGGGGGCAGGCAAAGCACCCGAAGGTGACACTGGTCGGCAAGGGTGTCGTCTTCGATACGGGTGGACTCGATATCAAACCATCGGCATCCATGCTGCTGATGAAGAAGGACATGGGCGGCGCTGCAAACGTGCTGGGGCTCGCCCGGCTCATCATGGAAGCGAAGGTGAAGGTCAGGCTGCGGGTGCTTGTTCCTGCAGTTGAAAATGCCATTGCCGGTGACGCCTTCCGCCCCGGCGACATCTTCAAGTCACGCAAGGGCCTGACCGTCGAGATCGGCAACACCGATGCCGAGGGCCGACTCATCCTCGCCGATGCCCTGGCGCTGGCGGATGAGGAAAAACCAGACTTGCTGCTCGACATGGCGACGTTGACGGGTGCCGCCCGCGTTGCCACCGGACCCGATCTGCCGCCGTTCTACACAGACGACGAACAGCTTGCCGCCGACGTGAGCCGCCTTGCCTTCACCGTCAACGATCCCTTGTGGCGGCTGCCCTTGTGGCAGCCCTATGCCAGCATGATCGAGACGCCGGTCGCCGACATGAACAACGCAGGCGCCGGCGGCTTTGCCGGGTCGATCACCGCGGCGCTGTTCCTCCGCCGCTTCGTGGAACACGCCAAGGCCTACGTGCATTTCGACATCTTCGCCTGGACGCCCACGGCAAAGCCGGGACGGCCCAGGGGCGGCGAGGCACAGGCCATGCGGGCCATGTTTGCGCTGCTGCGTGAGCGTTACGGAAAGTGACTTGCAGCGCCCGCGGTTTTAGCGAATGATACGGGGCCGAAACAAACGGGCCGCCGCTCATGCCCCACAGACTCTCACCCGCCCAGTGCATGAAGCTCTGGCACGATGTCCATCTTTCCCTTGTCCATGATGATGCGCCTGACCTGTCTGTGCGCCAGATGAGCGTGCTGCTGACCGTTTATCTGGAGGCCCCGCCGCACACGGTGCGCGGACTTGCTTCCAAGCTCCGCGTCACAAAACCTGTGATCACACGCGCCCTCGACAGCATGGGCAAGCTCGGTCTCGTCAGCCGCCGCCGCGACGAGAAGGACAAGCGCAACGTGCTGGTGCAACGCACCGTGAAGGGCGTGCTTTACCTCGAACGCCTCGGCGACCTCATCGGCCAAACTTCGGAAACCCTGTGATGACCAACCTCGACAAGCGCCTCCACCTCCATCGCCCCGACCTCGCCGACGCAGCGTTACGGGGACGAATCGATGCCGGACGCTTCGTGGAGGGCCGTCCTGCCCAGGTGGCGATGCAGATTGCCTCCGTGCGCCGCATGCCCGATCCCGCCTCCATGCAATTGACCGAGGCCCTGCCCGGCGAAACCCTGAAAGTGTTCGATGAGAAGGACGGCTGGTCGTGGGTGAAGCTCGACCGCGACGGCTATGTGGGCCACGTCGAAACGAAGCGCCTTGTTCCGCGCGCCGCAACCCCAAGCCATGAGGTGAGTGTCCCCTCGACACTTCTCTATCCCAAGGCGGACCTGAAGACGCAGCCAGCCACCACGCTCCCCATGCTGTCGCGCCTCTCCGTGGCCGGCGGAGACGGCCAATACGCTGATTCAGGCGCGGGCTTCGTCTTTGCGAAGCATCTCCGCCCGGCGGATTCCGGCAGTGGCGATTTCGTTAGCACCGCTGAACGTTTCCTTTTCACGCCTTACTACTGGGGCGGCAAGACGGTGCATGGACTGGATTGCTCCGGCCTCGTGCAACTCGCCTTGCATGCCACGGGACGGGACTGCCCTCGCGACAGCGACATGCAGGAAGAGTCACTCGGAACGGCGCTGGCCAAGACCGAGAAACTCCGCCGCGGTGATCTCGTGTTCTGGAAAGGCCACGTCGGCATCATGGCGGACGCAGATATGCTGCTCCATGCAAATGGCTTCGAGATGATGGTGGTCTGCGAGCCGTTGGCAGATGCCATTGCCCGCAGCGACGCCGAGGGCCAGCCCGTCACCAGCGTGAAGCGGCTTCAGTAACCCCGCGCCCGGTCAACAAGATTGCTGAGCTTGCCACCCGCCTCGTACGCCGCAATCTGCCGCGCGACATATTCACAGATCACCTGCGGATCGGAATCCGCCGCGATGTGCGGTGTGAGCGTGACGCGCGGATGCGACCAGAACGGGCTGTCTGGCGGCAAGGGTTCGGTGCGGAAGACATCCAGCGTGGCGCCATGAAGTTCGCCCGCCTCCAGTGCGGCGAGAATATCCTCTTCCACCTGCTGCCGCCCGCGGCCGGCGTTGATGAGCACAGGTGCACCGAACGGACCGCTGCGGGCGAGCTTGCGGATGAGCGCGCGGTTGAGGATGCCGTCCGTCTCCGGCGTGGCGGGCAACAGCGAGACCAGCACGTCGGTGCGCGCCAGGAAGGTGTCCAGTCCGCCCGCGCCGGAGAAGCATTGCACGCCATCGATCAACTTCGGTGAACGGCTCCATCCCGCCACCTTGAAGCCGAGCATGGCGAGCTTGCGCGCCGCGTCCTGCCCCAACACGCCCAATCCCATGACGCCCACGCGCAGTGCATTTGCCGCATGCGTGGGAAAGCCGTCCCAGATCTTGTTACGCTGGTTCTCGTCGAGGCGGCGCTGCTGCCGGTGATGCAGCAACACATGCAGCACCACGTACTCCGACATGCGCATGGTGAGGTCAGGATCATTGACGCGCACGATGGGCACGCCATCTGGCAGCGTCGGGTCCTTGAGGATGGCATCGACACCCGCACCCAGCGAGAAGATCACCTTGAGGCGCGAGAGGGAGCGCACCACATCCGGTGGCGGCAGCCATGCCGCCACATAATCCACCGTGGCCACATCGCCCATCTCGGGCCACACCCGCACCTCCATGCCCGGCGCCGCCTTGCGCATCTCGGCAGCCCACAACTGGGCGTCCCAGGTGGGTGTCACGAACAGAAACGTGCTCATTGTTTCACCGCTCCTTCGCTGGCCTTGAGGTTGAGGGCCGCAGCCAGCAGGGCCTTGGTATAGGGGTCCTGCGGATTCCCGAAAATCTCCCGCGCCGGTCCACGTTCCACCACGGTGCCGTTGCGTAATACGATCACCTCGTTCGCCAGCGCCCGCACCACCTTCAGGTCGTGACTGATGAAGAGATAACCGAGGCCATGCTTCTCCTGCAACGCACGCAGGAGATCGACCACCTGCGCCTGCACCGACATGTCGAGCGCCGAGGTGGGCTCGTCCAGCATGATGAAGCGTGGATCAAGCGCGAGGGCGCGTGCAATGGCGATGCGTTGCCGCTGGCCACCTGAAAACTCGTGCGGGTAGCGGTCCATGGCAGCTGGGTCGAGTCCCACTTCGGCCAGCGATTGCGCCACGCGGGCGCGCCGTTCCTCCACACCCAGCGACGGGTCCTGGATGCGCAATCCTTCTTCCACGATCTGCACGATGGACATGCGCGGGCTCAGCGACCCAAACGGATCCTGGAACACCACCTGCATGTCCTTGCGCAGTGGCCGCATCTCGCGGCTGTTCAGCCCGTCGATCCGCCGTCCGCGAAAGGTGATCTGCCCTTGTGAGGAAATGAGCCGCAGCATGGCGAGGCCGAGCGTGGTCTTGCCCGATCCGCTCTCGCCGACAATCGCCAGCGTCTGCCCGGCCTTCACCTGCACATCAAGCCCATCCACCGCCTTGATATGCCCCACCGTGCGGCGCAGGAAGCCGCGCTTGATGGGAAACCAGACCTTGAGGTGATGCGCTTCCGCGATGATCTCGGCATCGGCCTTCGCCGCTGGCGCCGAGCCTTTGGGTTCCGCCGAGAGCAACATCTTCGTGTAGGCATGCTGCGGCGCTGCGAAGAGCGCCTTGGCTGGACCCTGTTCGACCACCTTGCCCTTCTGCATCACGCAGACAGTGTCCGCCATGTGGCGCACGATGCCGAGGTCGTGGGTGATGAGCAGAAGCGCCATGCCGAATTCCGCCTGAAGGTCTTTCAGCAGCTTCAGGATCTGCGCCTGCACGGTGACATCGAGCGCCGTCGTCGGCTCGTCGGCGATCAGCAGTTCCGGATTGTTGGCGAGCGCCATGGCAATCATCACGCGCTGGCGTTGCCCGCCGGACAACTGGTGCGGATAGTCGCCGAGCCGTGTTTCAGGGTCACGGATGCCGACCTTGCCGAGGAGTTCGATGGTCCGCTGCCGGGCCGCGTCCTTGCTCAGCCCTTGGTGCAGGTCAAGGATTTCCCCCACCTGCTGCTCCACCGTATGCAGCGGGTTGAGCGACGTCATCGGCTCCTGGAAGATCATGGTGATGTCGTTGCCGCGCACCTTGCGCAGGTCTGAATCATCCTTGTCCAGAAGGTTCTGACCCTTGAACCACACCTCACCTGAGGGATGCGACGCGGCGGGATAGGCCAGCAGCTTGAGGATCGAGAGCGCGCTGACAGATTTGCCGGAGCCCGACTCGCCCACCAGCGCCAGCGTCTTGCCCTTCTCCAGCGCGAAGGACGCATGGTCGACGGCAAGCGTTGTCACGCCGCCCTGATGGAACGCGACGGAGAGGTCCTTCACCTGCAACAGCGGCTCGCTCATGCGAAGGTCTTTCGCGGATCGAGCGCATCACGCACCGCCTCGCCCACGAACACGAGGAGCGTGAGCAGGATGGACGTGACGAAGAAGGCGGTGAATCCCAGCCACGGCGCGAACAGGTTGTTCTTGCCCTGCTGCACCATCTCGCCCAGTGAGGCAGACCCCGGCGGCAAGCCGAAGCCGAGGAGATCAAGAGCTGTAAGCGTCGTCACCGAACCGGAAAGGATGAACGGCATGAAGGTGACGGTGGAGACCAGCGCATTGGGCAGGAGGTGCCGAACCATGATCTGCAGGTCGGAAAGGCCCAGGGCCCGCGCCGCCCGCACATATTCGAAATTCCGCGCACGGAGGAATTCGGCGCGCACGACGCCCACAAGCCCCGTCCACGAGAACAGGGCCAGGATGAACAGCAGCAGCCAGAAACTTGGCGTCACGAAGGCGGCAAGGATGATGAGCAGGTAGAGTGTCGGCATCGACGACCAAATGTCGATGAAGCGCTGGAAGATCAGGTCGGTCCATCCCCCGAAATAACCCTGCACCGCCCCCGCCGTGACGCCGATCACGGACGACACCAGCGTGAGGATCAGGCCAAAGGCCACCGAGATGCGGAAGCCATAGATGAGCCGCGCCAGCACATCGCGGCCCTGGTCATCTGTGCCGAGCCAGTTGAGGTTGCCGAAGCTGCATTGCGGGTCCTTCGCGGCCAATGGGTATTTCGCGCAGGCGAAGTCTTCATGCATCACGAAGGCGGGTCGGGAAGGGGCGGGAGCGGGCAATTCGCGGTTCACCGTGCCATAGGAATAATGGATCAGGGGCCAGACCATCCAGCCGTTGGCAGTGATCTCATCGGCGTTGACGGGGTCGCGGAAATCCGTGACGGCGAGGAAGCCGCCGAACTTGCTCTCCGGGTAGTCCACCAACAGCGGAAACAGCAGTTCGCCCTTGTAGGACGCGATGATGGGCCGGTCATTGGCAATGAGCGGCGCAAAGACGGAGAGCACGAAGAGGATGCTGAAGATCACGAAGGACCAGAAGCCGCGCTTGTTGCGCCGGAACAGCTCCCAGCGCCTCTGGTTCAACCGCGAAAGCGAGAGGAGGGCCATCAGGTATCCCGCGATTCGAAATCAATGCGTGGATCGATCCACGTGTAGGTCAGGTCGCTGATCAGCGCCACCACGAGCCCCAGCAGCGTGAAGATGTAGAGGTTGGCGAAGACCACGGGATAGTCGCGATTCACCGCCGATTTCCAGGTGAGATAGCCGAGACCATCCAGCGAGAAGACGAATTCGATGAGCAGCGAGCCTGAGAAGAAGGCAGCAAGGAACGCGCCTGGGAAACCCGAGATCACCAGCAGCATGGCATTGCGAAATACATGGCCGTACAGCACCTGCCGCTCGTTCAGTCCCTTGGCGCGGGCGGTCACCACGTATTGCTTCCTGATTTCGTCGAGGAAGGAATTCTTCGTCAGCAAGGTCATGGTAGCAAAGCCGCTGATGCCCAGCGCCGTGAGCGGCAGCACCAGATGCCAGGCATAATCCTTGAGCTTGCCCCACCATGAGAGCTGCTCGAAATTGTCCGAGGTGAGGCCGCGCAGGGGAAACAGGTCCCAATAGCTTCCACCGGCGAAGAGCACGATCAGGATGATGGCGAAGATGAAGCTCGGGATGGCATAGCCCACAATGATCACGGCAGACGTCCAGATGTCGAAGGTCGAACCGTCCCGCACCGCCTTCTTGATGCCGAGCGGAATGGAGACGAGATAGGTGATCAGCGTCAGCCACAGGCCGAGCGAGATCGAAACAGGCATCTTCTCCTTGATCAGCGAGATCACCGTCTTGTCGGTGAAATAGCTCTTGCCGAAATTGAAGGTGAAATAATCCTTCAGCATCTTGAGGAAGCGCTCGGGCGCCGGCTTGTCGAAGCCGAATTGCACTTCCAGCTGCTTGATGAATTCCGGGTCCAGCCCCTGGGCGCCCCGGTACTTCGATCCGCCACCTCCGCCTGCGTCCTCGCCCTGCACCTCCGAGCCGCCGCCATTGATTCGGGAATTGGCGTCACCGCCATTGTCGAGTTGCGAGATGATCTGCTCGATGGGGCCGCCGGGCACGAACTGCACCACCACGAAAGTGAGCAGCATCACCCCCACCAGCGTCGGGATCATCAGCAACAGGCGTTTAAGGATATAGGATCCCATCAGCGTGTCATGACTTCTTCAAGGCCGCGTCCGCCTCCGCATCAAACCACCAGATCGTGGGGTAGCCGGGCGAATAGCCTGGCATCGTCCCGGGATGCTTCACGCGCTTCCAGTAGGCAATCCAGTCCGCCGCCTTGTACCACATGGGGATCACATAGTGGTTCGCCATCAGCACACGGTCCAGTGCCTTGCAGGCCGTGATGAGACTGGCGCGATCGGGCGCGGCAATAATCCTGTCCACCAGCACATCAACAGCCGGGTTCTTGATGCCGACGAGGTTGCGGCTTTCCTTCTTGTCGGCAAATTCGGAACCGAAGAATTCGCGCTGCTCATTGCCGGGCGAAAGCGATTGTCCCCAGGAGCCCACGATCATGTCGAAGTTGAAATCGCCTTCGCTCCGCTCGTACTGCGCCGCATCGGCCAATTGCACCTTGGCCTCGATGCCGAGAAGCGCCAGTTGTTCTGCAAAAGGCAGCGCCACGCGCTGGAAGGCCTCGCTGTCCAGCAGGATGGTGAAGCTGAAGCGTTCGCCCTTGGCGTTCTTCAACACCTGCCTGCCGCCCTGCTGCACAGGTGCCCATCCCGCCTCGGCCAGCAGGGCCTGCGCCGCGCGCAGGTTCTTGCGCCGTTCTTGCGGCGTGCTGTTCGTCGGGCTCGCGTATTCGGTGGTGAAAACCTCGGGCGGCACTTGCGCGCGCAAGGGCTCCAGCAGCACCAGTTCCTCAGCCGAAGGCAAGCCCTTTGCTTCCAGTTCGGAATTGTTGAAGTAGCTGCGGCTGCGCGTATAGAGCCCGTAGAAGAGATTGGTATTCGACCATTCGAAATCAAAGGCGAGGTCGAGCGCCTTGCGCACGCGCACGTCGGCAAACAGTGGCCGCCGCGTGTTCACCGCCCAGCTCTGCATGCCGGACACGCCAAGGCGCGGCATCTCCTCGCGCAAGACGCGGCCGTCGCGTGCGGCGGGAAAATCATAACCCGTGGCCCACTGCTTCGAGGACGACTCGAACTGGATGTCGAACTGGTTGCCCTTGAAGGCCTCCAGCAGGATGTTGCGGTCCTGGTAGAACTGCGTTTCGATCTCATCGAAATTGTTCTGCCCCACGTTCACCGGCAGGTCCTTGCCCCAGTAATCCGCCACGCGTTTCACCGTGAGGGAGAGGCCGGGGCGCACGGTGGAGACGGCATAGGGGCCGGAACCGAGGATGGGTTCGAGCGTGTTGCTGGCCACATCGCGCGGCTTGCCGCTGGCGTCATTGCCCGTCCACCAGTGCTTCGGAAAAACGACGATCTGACCGGTGATATGCGGCAGCTCGCGGTTGCCCTTCATGGAAAAGGTGAACGTGACTTCGCCGTCTCCGGTCTTCTCGGCCTTCACGATGTCCTTGTAATAGGCGGCAGACTGCGTCTGGTTCTTCTTGAGCGACTCGAAGGAGAAGATCACGTCCTCGGGCTTTACCTGCTCGCCGTCATGGAAGCGCGCCGTGGTACGGAGCTTGTAGACGACCATGGAATAGTCATCCGGAAACCAGACGCTCTCGGCCAGCAGGCCGTATTCGCTGGACGGTTCATCCAGCGACGGCTTCATCAGCGTTTCGTTGACGCCGGGATTGGCGGCATCGCCCTTGATGGTGAAGGGGTTGATGCTGTCGAACGAGCCAAGCGCCGCAAGCCGCACCTTGCCGCCTTTCGGTGCCTCCGCATTCACATAGGCGAAGCGGGCGAAATCGGGCGGATACTTGAGGCTCTCGAACAGCGTCGTGCCGTGGCGGAAGGCGCGCTCGTCCGCCTGCGCGGAAAGGCCGGAAAGGGAGGCAAAGGGAGCCGCTGCCGAAAGCTGCAACATCACCCTGCGCGTCAGCATCATGCCGGACCGTCCTCGCCTCATTGATTCGGTTCCTGTTTTACGCGGCATCTGCCCCAAAAGAAAACACCGGCAGGAGCGCCCTGCCGGTGTCATTGAAGGAAGTGGATTCTGGCTTTCTCAAGGAGCCGGGAACGGCTTCGGGGCATCCGACAGGGTCGCCAGATAGGCGATCAGGTTGGCGCGCTTGGCGTCGTTCTTGAGGCCGCCGAAGGCCATCTTGGTGCCGGGGATGAAACCCTTGGGATTGGTGAGGAAGGTGTTGAGATGCTCGTAGGTCCAGTTTTCGCTGCCCTTCTCGGCAAAACCGGCCGTGTAGGTGTAGCCCTCGTGCTTGCCGATCGGGCGCTCCACCACGTCCCACAGGTTGGGGCCGGTCTTGTTGGGTCCGCCCTTGCTGAGATCATGGCAGGCCGCGCAGGCCTTGGCTTCGGCAGCGCCCTTGGTGGCGTCGGCAGCGGCCAGCAGCGTGCCGATGGATTTCACTTCGGCTGCGGGAGCCGCTTCACCGCCGGCCGGAGCCGACTCAGCGACTTCGATCTTGTAGCCCGGGTTTTCAGTGCTTGCGGCGAGTGGGTGATAGACGAGACCCGTCACACCCTTCAGGCCAAAAACGAGCAGCGCCGTGCCGAGGACTGCGCCTGCGATCTTGTTGAATGTCCAGCTGTTCATGCGATTCAGAGGTCCCACTTGGTTCAGCCGCGACTAACTAATGCTTTGCCCCTGCCGCCGCAATATCTATAAGTCAACTCG
The nucleotide sequence above comes from Hyphomicrobiales bacterium. Encoded proteins:
- a CDS encoding C40 family peptidase, whose protein sequence is MTNLDKRLHLHRPDLADAALRGRIDAGRFVEGRPAQVAMQIASVRRMPDPASMQLTEALPGETLKVFDEKDGWSWVKLDRDGYVGHVETKRLVPRAATPSHEVSVPSTLLYPKADLKTQPATTLPMLSRLSVAGGDGQYADSGAGFVFAKHLRPADSGSGDFVSTAERFLFTPYYWGGKTVHGLDCSGLVQLALHATGRDCPRDSDMQEESLGTALAKTEKLRRGDLVFWKGHVGIMADADMLLHANGFEMMVVCEPLADAIARSDAEGQPVTSVKRLQ
- a CDS encoding leucyl aminopeptidase family protein; the protein is MIDARKIILPPGRAAAVPIYVVSKADWPKLHQSLSAQDKAWAGTHGFEAAPLAVLAVPGKAGELASVYVGAPAERDDPFALGAIATRLPEGIYAFAEKSQCTVSVALGWCGELYKYDPYRTTRIKGVTLCMPSKEAAAEAVMIANAIFSVRDQVNTPANLYGPDELERDARALAKAHSARISVTSGAALAKGFPLIHAVGVASPRKPRLIDITWGQAKHPKVTLVGKGVVFDTGGLDIKPSASMLLMKKDMGGAANVLGLARLIMEAKVKVRLRVLVPAVENAIAGDAFRPGDIFKSRKGLTVEIGNTDAEGRLILADALALADEEKPDLLLDMATLTGAARVATGPDLPPFYTDDEQLAADVSRLAFTVNDPLWRLPLWQPYASMIETPVADMNNAGAGGFAGSITAALFLRRFVEHAKAYVHFDIFAWTPTAKPGRPRGGEAQAMRAMFALLRERYGK
- a CDS encoding glycosyltransferase; translation: MPLFPDHLLPGMMARLTPEDRNLALRHQLVPAAVLPGLTVYAAASEAARRRGEAMGLRIVARLNPAAYRKAVRFVLGPALLRQSVMSLAVQQPDLSARRRFTLEQAIVITLLGMAVVAVGLLTDWGYVGLMFSAFAGLFFAMTVAIRVFVLLPGPPVAAARISPLPAGDLPTYTVLVPLFRETEVLGQLVTALKALSYPVGKLDIKLILEEEDTLMVRAVTALGLPDHFDIIVVPAGKPQTKPRALNYALNFARGELLTIYDSEDIPEPNQLRQAAAIFASRGDGLACLQAVLTYYNPNENWLTRQFTAEYAALFNVILPALASAGLPLPLGGTSNHFRTAALVAVGAWDPFNVTEDADLGYRFARMGFETDAFSSKTYEEANTHLWNWMKQRRRWLKGFLHTWLVLMRHPAQLLADVGVTRFWVIQCMSFGVFAAALLHPFLLVHALWFFLSGQFQHQLSMPLHGGLIGLNGAILILGYAAAIACARQGLRRLGHVRWTATLATMPFYWMLMTPAAWMALWDFAVRPHHWHKTRHGLSAFLRPAAPNARRAKDNAATRASSP
- a CDS encoding MarR family transcriptional regulator, producing MPHRLSPAQCMKLWHDVHLSLVHDDAPDLSVRQMSVLLTVYLEAPPHTVRGLASKLRVTKPVITRALDSMGKLGLVSRRRDEKDKRNVLVQRTVKGVLYLERLGDLIGQTSETL
- a CDS encoding type II secretion system F family protein, with translation MELITSLLQIETLITVLVALAAFGTVITIAAPYLEGDKLQSRIKGVTEERDRLRQQLKASLAGSEARLREKPKGGIYQQLVEALNLKQVLEGEASRDMLRQAGFRAEKHLVTFLALRVIIPIVVAIITFVYASTIFADKVSPNMRVAAAIIALVVGFYIPGVGLKNLIQRRQSSIKKAWSDALDLLLICVESGMALEPSLVRVAKEIGSQSVPLAEELSLTVAELSYLQDRRKALDNLGRRTGLETVRAVVTSLIQSERYGTPLGTALRVLAQENRDSRMAEAEKKAAALPPKLTVPMILFFLPVIFVVILGPSIIMVMKLE
- a CDS encoding transporter substrate-binding domain-containing protein, with translation MLTLIQAAEPAVAQDQSQPAGEPPAVAQVPIPRFRAIDADAPHPQKLPLPTVRLLAEPDFAPWSFTLEDGTLAGISVDLVRAACTEAGLTCDVMATPFTGLLPALQKGDGDVIVTGLRLNGDLMSNTALTRPYFRAMGRFMIRRGTQVLAADPRALAGRRIGVVKGTAHEAFLKTYYDKSQLVPEDSEAVMYEALRTGALDVAFGDSLRMSFWMNSDGARKCCAGLGGAVIDSETFSRPLVYVVRQDKAAVRDRLDEALDTLEENGTTASIFARYLPAPIW